A portion of the Magnolia sinica isolate HGM2019 chromosome 17, MsV1, whole genome shotgun sequence genome contains these proteins:
- the LOC131230603 gene encoding F-box protein At2g17036-like, which yields MADWAHLNRDLLELIAKRLYLTDYQSFSAVCSSWRSLILERSHCKFPCLVLSDDDKGPETHAFFRLFDNKIIRLELPEIHGMRCCGSSHGWLITASNNSESLHLLNPFARLQIQLPPPSKFPFHQFTNSPQEPINTLFIHKAIISSDPASSPDFIVMAVYSETHKLAFLKKGDENWRHVDTSSSSGVDIHDLIYHKGKFYAVSQDGRVLLCHLEGMNPRTTEIAPSPIKDVFFQSRYIVESLSGELLQVCRSVIHRDGIIFINDKDLPSDHDNFQSDDDDLPSDDDVEARRLNNEYYPHETDSFKVFKLEETSEEAPQQRWVELTSLGEDTLFFLGQNASLSLSLRDFPSFQGKGNRIYFSDDYYEDYFLFPEDKCPDVNCTDFVVGSLEDGSIKPFLPHGVTHSGLTPPIWIMPNPS from the coding sequence ATGGCAGACTGGGCTCACCTTAACAGAGATCTGTTGGAGCTTATTGCCAAACGACTCTACCTTACTGACTACCAAAGTTTCAGCGCTGTCTGCTCTTCATGGAGATCTCTCATCTTAGAGAGAAGCCATTGCAAGTTTCCATGCTTAGTACTCTCCGACGACGACAAAGGCCCTGAAACTCATGCTTTCTTCAGACTCTTCGATAATAAGATCATTAGGCTTGAGCTGCCTGAAATCCATGGAATGCGCTGTTGTGGATCATCTCATGGTTGGCTAATAACAGCATCCAACAATTCAGAGTCACTTCATCTATTAAATCCCTTCGCAAGATTACAAATTCAGCTTCCACCACCGTCCAAGTTTCCATTTCATCAGTTTACTAATAGTCCACAAGAGCCAATAAACACTCTTTTCATCCATAAAGCCATTATATCTTCAGATCCTGCTTCATCTCCAGACTTCATCGTCATGGCTGTTTATTCCGAGACGCATAAATTAGCTTTTTTAAAGAAGGGCGACGAGAATTGGAGACATGTAGACACCAGTTCTTCTTCTGGTGTTGACATCCATGACCTTATATACCATAAAGGTAAGTTTTATGCTGTAAGTCAGGATGGAAGAGTACTGCTTTGTCATCTTGAAGGGATGAATCCAAGAACAACAGAAATAGCTCCTTCTCCTATAAAAGATGTTTTTTTTCAAAGTAGGTATATCGTGGAGTCCTTGTCAGGGGAGTTGCTCCAAGTTTGTAGATCCGTGATACATCGTGATGGTATCATCTTCATAAATGACAAAGATTTGCCGTCTGACCATGATAATTTTCAgtctgatgatgatgatttgccGTCTGATGACGATGTAGAAGCAAGGCGTTTAAATAATGAATATTATCCCCATGAGACTGATAGTTTCAAAGTTTTCAAGTTAGAGGAAACAAGTGAGGAAGCGCCACAGCAACGATGGGTGGAGCTGACAAGTTTAGGTGAGGATACCTTGTTTTTCTTAGGTCAGAATGCTTCTCTTTCTCTGTCACTTAGAGATTTCCCAAGCTTCCAAGGCAAAGGCAATCGCATTTATTTCTCAGATGACTATTACGAAGACTATTTCCTTTTTCCAGAAGACAAGTGTCCAGATGTTAACTGTACTGATTTCGTAGTGGGTAGTTTAGAGGATGGGAGTATTAAGCCATTTTTACCCCATGGTGTCACTCATTCCGGTCTCACACCACCAATCTGGATTATGCCCAATCCATCGTAG